The Vicia villosa cultivar HV-30 ecotype Madison, WI linkage group LG1, Vvil1.0, whole genome shotgun sequence genome includes a region encoding these proteins:
- the LOC131662628 gene encoding uncharacterized protein LOC131662628 yields the protein MENFIATQTQTNKDFINQKVHTNEQIKQLATKVDALATHNKMLETQISQVAQQQAPTVAPAGTFPRQPQPNPKVRAHAIILRSGREKDEPTDPRLKNPAMFQSPRKTTEEESRPKDKPIDPKEKEDKEGGTEEKEAPYIPPPPYKPPIPYPQRLEKSKNIGQFKKFVELLKQLNITIPFTEAITQMPSYAKFLKEILSNKKKLEDNETVTLTTECSAIIQNKMPPKLKDPGSFSIPCNIGKFVIDKALCDLGASISLMPLSICEKLNMGDLRPTKMSIQLADRSVKYLVGVLQNVPVRIGQFYIPTDFIIMDIREDVNTPIILGRPFLATTGAIIDVKKGKLTFEVGEEKVEFILTQILQAPTIEDTCYLVDVIDECVREIGLSEESYAEVIKISMPLIFEDDNWRPEYRDDSLSE from the coding sequence ATGGAAAATTTCATAGCCACTCAAACTCAGACTAATAAAGATTTCATAAACCAGAAAGTGCACACTAATGAGCAAATCAAACAGTTAGCGACTAAAGTAGACGCGTTGGCCACTCACAACAAGATGCTTGAGACACAAATCTCTCAAGTGgcacaacaacaagcacctactgttGCACCTGCTGGGACATTTCCAAGACAGCCACAACCAAACCCAAAAGTGCGTGCTCATGCTATTATTCTGCGAAGTGGTAGAGAGAAGGACGAACCGACTGACCCTAGGCTTAAAAACCCTGCTATGTTCCAAAGCCCTAGGAAGACAACTGAGGAGGAAAGTAGACCCAAGGATAAACCAATTGATCCGAAAGAGAAAGAGGACAAGGAAGGCGGGACGGAGGAGAAAGAAGCGCCATACATACCTCCCCCACCTTACAAACCACCTATCCCATACCCTCAAAGACTCGAGAAATCTAAAAACATAGGGCAGTTTAAGAAGTTCGTCGAACTTCTTAAGcagttgaacatcacaattccgtTTACTGAAGCCATTACCCAAATGCCCTCATATGCTAAgttcctaaaagaaatcctatcgaataagaagaaattagaagaCAATGAGACCGTAACACTCACTACCGAATGTAGTgccataattcaaaataaaatgccaCCTAAGCTGAAAGACCCAGGAAGTTTCTCCATACCTTGTAATATAGGAAAATTTGTCATAGACAAAGCTTTATGCGACTTAGGAGCTAGTATTAgcctaatgcctttgtccatttgcgAGAAACTAAATATGGGAGATCTAAGACCAACCAAGATGTCAATACAACTTGCAGACCGATCTGTCAAGTATCTTGTAGGTGTTCTTCAAAATGTACCCGTCCGCATCGGACAATTCTACATCCCTACGGATTTCATAATTATGGACATAAGGGAAGACGTCAATACTCCTATAATCTTAGGAAGACCTTTCCTAGCTACCACTGGAGCCATTATAGACGTAAAGAAAGGCAAGTTGACATTCGAAGTAGGTGAGGAGAAGGTCGAGTTTATTCTAACACAAATCCTTCAAGCCCCAACTATAGAAGATACATGTTATCTGGTGGATGTTATTGATGAATGTGTAAGAGAGATAGGATTATCAGAAGAATCTTACGCTGAAGTTATAAAGATTTCGATGCCCCTGATTTTCGAAGATGACAATTGGCGTCCGGAATATCGAGACGACAGTTTAAGCGAATGA